The Anoplopoma fimbria isolate UVic2021 breed Golden Eagle Sablefish chromosome 20, Afim_UVic_2022, whole genome shotgun sequence genome includes a window with the following:
- the depdc1b gene encoding DEP domain-containing protein 1B, protein MDGKVIGPGPYRATKLWNETIKLFRGGMPLRRHWAHFRYYDCSFAGSEAVDYLHELLRRNYNFGPEVTRNQTLQLLRKFLKAHVIEDIKGRHGTEDFEDNGHLYRFPTSSPLKSYPTRPLLRDSSDLPRLIRWDDYEELPQRDNMAPLKSSVVTSDLWNKRHSVAIGDVHECKLIRRKEITPKQVDNIWKSMTVAHLQRVLGLQSLDGVLNHTHVNGKHIVHNVFSVNKTGIVVLENKAEDMPYWVVSAMKCLANWPNGNGSKQPVYPGFERDVLKTVADYFQRLKEPLLTFHLYEVFVNILSLLHEQQVATEALQVSCLLLPPPNRRRLQLLMRLMARVCQNPHMPPLNDTIATRTLMVQMFSHCVLGSVDEMDLDELLATKLVIFMMEHHNTIFQVPSKLRCQVEEHLSHLKRVQIKYAGSDTDFSASPAFFKQIRRVESEEPKVIGTQTPLQVLLEGLIADKELPAKDKRKRLKQFQRSYPEVYHNRFPTEESKAAVLPEKTPRLKPHLMFFNLKKPFQPFQRSWSFRA, encoded by the exons ATGGACGGTAAAGTCATTGGACCGGGTCCGTACAGGGCAACCAAGCTG TGGAATGAAACGATTAAACTCTTCCGTGGAGGCATGCCGCTGAGAAGGCACTGGGCGCACTTCCGCTACTATGATTGCAGTTTCGCAGGATCTGAGGCTGTGGATTATCTGCATGAGCTGCTGAGGCGAAACTACAACTTTGGGCCTGAGGTAACGCGCAACCAGACTCTGCAGCTGCTCAGGAAGTTCCTCAAGGCCCACGTCATTGAAGACATCAAAGGACGCCATGGGACAGAGGACTTTGAGGACAATGGTCATCTGTACAG GTTCCCCACCTCGTCCCCCCTGAAGTCTTATCCAACGAGGCCTCTTTTGAGAGATAGCAGTGACCTTCCTAGACTGATACGCTGGGATGACTATGAAGAATTACCTCAGCGGGACAACATGGCCCCCCTGAAGTCTTCTGTCGtg ACCTCAGATTTGTGGAATAAAAGACACAGTGTAGCTATTGGGGATGTACATGAATGCAAGCTCATACGAAGGAAAGAGATAACTCCGAAGCAAGTGGACAACATCTGGAAATCAATGACAGTTGCACA tttACAGAGAGTGCTGGGGCTGCAGTCATTGGATGGCGTTTTAAACCACACGCATGTCAACGGCAAGCACATTGTTCACAATGTGTTCAGCGTAAATAAGACGGGCATAGTCGTTTTGGAGAACAAAGCCG AGGACATGCCATATTGGGTGGTATCAGCAATGAAATGTCTCGCCAATT ggCCTAATGGCAACGGAAGCAAACAGCCAGTGTACCCGGGTTTTGAGAGGGATGTTCTGAAAACAGTAGCAGATTACTTTCAGAGACTCAAAGAACCCCTGCTGACTTTCCATCTCTATGAAGTCTTTGTCAACATTCTCA GTCTGCTGCACGAGCAGCAAGTAGCCACTGAGGCTCTTCAAGTCAGCTGTCTCCTACTGCCGCCGCCCAACCGAAGACGCCTCCAGCTTTTGATGCGTCTAATGGCCCGGGTCTGCCAGAATCCCCACATGCCTCCACTCAATGACACCATTGCTACCCGCACACTG ATGGTGCAGATGTTCTCACACTGCGTCCTGGGCTCAGTGGATGAGATGGACCTGGATGAGCTGCTTGCCACCAAGCTGGTGATCTTTATGATGGAGCACCACAACACCATCTTTCAAGTTCCTTCCAAGCTGCGTTGCCAGGTTGAGGAGCACCTGTCCCACCTCAAAAGAGTTCAA ATCAAATATGCAGGTTCAGATACAGACTTCAGCGCATCTCCAGcgttttttaaacaaatcagAAGGGTGGAGTCTGAGGAGCCGAAGGTGATAGGAACCCAGACCCCTCTGCAGGTGCTGCTTGAAGGCCTGATTGCAGACAAGGAACTTCCTGCCAAGGACAAAAGGAAACGGCTTAAACAG TTCCAGAGGTCGTACCCAGAAGTCTACCACAATCGATTTCCCACTGAGGAAAGCAAAGCGGCCGTTTTACCAGAGAAAACTCCACGGCTCAAACCTCATCTCATGTTCTTCAACCTCAAGAAACCATTCCAGCCCTTTCAGAGGAGCTGGAGTTTTAGGGCTTGA